The Streptomyces hundungensis genome contains the following window.
GCCACGGCCGGGGCGGCCACCGCCGCCGAGCCGGACATCAAGGACCGCATCCTGGCGATACCCGGGGTGAGCCTCATCGCGGAGAAGCCGTACAACGGCTACCGCTACTTCGTGCTGAGTTTCACCCAGCCCGTAGACCACCACAACCCGTACCGCCGGGCCACCTTCCAGCAGCGGATCACCGTGCTGCACAAGGACACCGCCCGGCCGACGGTGATGTACACCAGCGGCTACGAGGTCTCCACCAACCCCGGCCGCTCCGAGCCGACGGCGATCGTCGACGGCAACCAGGTCTCCGTCGAGTACCGGTTCTTCCCCGAGTCGCGGCCCACGCCCACCGACTGGTCCAAGGACGACATCTGGCAGGCGGCCAGCGACCAGCACGCGATCTTCCAGGCCCTGAAGCCGGTGTACTCCAAGAACTGGCTGACCACCGGCGGCTCGAAGGGCGGTATGACGGCCACGTACTACAAGCGCTTCTACCCCCGTGACATGGACGGGGTGGTCGCGTACGTGGCCCCCAACGACGTGGTCAACAACGAGGATTCGGCCTACGACCGGTTCTTCCGGACGGTCGGCACCAAGGAGTGCCGCGACAAGCTGGAGGGCGTGCAGCGCCAGGCGCTGGTGCGGCGGGAGTCCCTGGAGAAGAAGTACCAGGAGTACGCGGCCGCGAACGGCTACACCTTCGCGACGGTCGGCACCCTCGACAAGGCGTACGAGGCGGTCGTGCTCGACTACGTCTGGGGCTTCTGGCAGTACCACCTGCTCGCCGAGTGCGACACGCTCCCGGCGGACCCGGCGCACGCCAGTGACCAGGCGATCTGGGACTCGGTCGACACGATCTCCGGCTTCTCCTTCTACACCGACCAGGGTCTTGCCCCCTACACGGCGTACTACTACCAGGCCGGTACGCAGCTCGGCTCGCCCACCATCAAGCAGCCCTGGCTCGGCAACCTGAGCCGCTACGGCTACCAGCCGCCGCGCAACTTTGTCCCGCGGGACATCCCGATGCGGTTCCAGCCCTGGGCGATGCGGGACGTCGACTCGTGGGTCAAGCACCACGCCGACCACATGCTGTACGTGTACGGGCAGAACGACCCGTGGGGTGCGGAGCGGTTCTCGCTGGGAGCGGGGGCGCGGGACTCCTACGTCTATACGGTGGCGGGGGGCAACCACGGTTCCAAGGTGGCGCAGCTGCCGGCGGATCAGAAGGCGGCGGCGACGGCGTCGATTCTGCGGTGGGCGGGGGTGGGAGCGGGGGCGGTTCGGGCCCCCTTCGACGCGAAGCTGGACGCGACCCCCACCACCCGCGAACCCACCCTCCACCCCTAACCCCCCGGGGCCCCGGCACCCCGGGGCCCCCTCGGCCCCCCCGATCCGCGCAGTTCCCCGCGCCCCCAACCCCTCTTTCGGCCTGCGGACCGTGCCCGCGTCTCGCACAGTTCCCCGCGCCCCCAAGAAACCCGTTTTCGTCCGCGGACCGTGCGTGGCTGGTCGCGCAGTTCCCCGCGCCCCTTAGCTACTCGGTGCCGGCCAGCACCTCAGCCCGTCCGGCGATTAAGGACGAGCGCCCTTAACTACTCGGTGCTGGGGCACCTACAGCCCGTCCGGCGATTGAGGACGAGCGCCCTTTAGGCGCGAACGGGGTCTGGGGCGGAGCCCCAGGGGCCGGACCGTTCAACCCCCGTCACGGGCGGGTGGGTGGGCAGCCCCCCGGGGTCTGGGGCGGAGCCCCGGTTAGTACGTCAGGCCGTAGCCCACCGGGTAGAGGGGGCTCGCGGGGTCGTCGGGGCGGGGCACGGCCACCGGGAGGTGACCGCGGGGACGGGCCCGGCCCGTCAACACCCGCACCGCCGCCCGGAGTTCGACATCCGTCCAGGAGTAGGTCGCCAAAGACGCCCCGTACCCGCTGAGGTACGCGACGTCGTACGGGTTGCGCAGAGCAAGATGAACCACCGGCACCCCACTCGCCCCCAGCGCGGCGACCAGCCGACTCTGCGCACCCCCCGCCCCCGCGTTGTACGTGCCCACGATCACCGCGTCCCGCCCCACCGCCGCCGCCACCGCCGCCTCGATCTGCGCGGCCGAGGGCAGCGTCCCCGTGGGCAACACCGTGGTCTGGAAGCCGAGTTCGGCGAGGGCCGCGGCCAGGACCGACGTGGGCGGCCCCGTCGTGCCGGACGGGGAGGCCGGGTCGGCGCCCACGATCAGGAGCCGCCGGTGGGAGCGCCGGGACAGCGGCAGCAGCCCGCGCGGGTTGGCGAGCAGGGTGGTGGTGCGCTCGGCGATCTCGTCGGCGGCGCGCAAGTGCGCCCGGGTGCCGACCGTACGGCCTACCCCGCGCACGCTGACGTAAGGCCGCGCGAACAGCCCGCGCCGCTCCTTCAGCCGCAGGATGCGCAGGAGCGACGCGTCGAGCCGCGCCTCGCTCAGCTCACCGCTCGCCACGGCCGCCCGTACGCCGTTGAAGGCCACGTCCAGCCTGGGCGGGTCGAGGAGTTGGTCGACGCCCGCCTTCAGGGCCAGCACGGGCACCCGGTCGTCACCGTACTTGTCGCGTACGCCCTGCATGCCGAGGGAGTCGGTGATGACGACGCCGTCGAAGCCGAGCTCCTCGCGCAGGATGCCGGTGAGGATGGGACGGGAGAGGGTGGCCGGGTCGTTGCTGGGGTCGAGCGCGGGGAACTGGATGTGCGCCGTCATGATCGCGTCGATCCCGGCGGCGATCGCGGCCCGGAACGGCGGCGCGTCCAGCCGCTCCCACTCCGCGCGGCTGTGGTTGATGACGGGGATGCCGGTGTGGCTGTCGACGGTGGTGTCGCCGTGTCCGGGGAAGTGCTTGGCGGTGGCCGCCACGGACGACTCCTGGTAGCCGCGCACCTCGGCCGCGACCATGCGGGCCACGGCCGCCGGGTCCGCGCCGAAGGACCGTACGCCGATCACCGGGTTGGCCGGGTTGACGTTCACGTCGGCGTCGGGGGAGTAGTCCTGCCGGATGCCGATCGCGGCGAGCTCCGCGCCCGAGATGCGGCCCAGGGTGCGGGCGTCGCGCGCCGAGCCGCCCGCGCCCATCGCCATCGCGCCCGGGAACAGCGTGACGGGCTTGCCGACCCGGCACACCGCGCCGTGCTCCTGGTCGGTGGCGATGAGCAGCGGCAGCGGGACGCGCTGGGCGAGCCCGGCCGCCTGGATGCCGTTGGACAGCTCGGCGATCTGGTGCGGGTCGCGGGTGTTGTGCGCCCAGGAGAAGTAGATGATGCCGCCGACGTGGTACCTGGCGATGAGCTCGGCTGCGTCACGCACCCCGAGTTCGCGCAGGTTGGCGTCGATGTCCGCCTGGTCGGGCGCGGTCGCGGAGTGCCCGTAGACCCGCATGACGAAGAGCTGCCCGATCTTCTCCTCGACCGACATGCGGGCGATGAGCGCACGCAGCCCGCGGTCGCGGCCGGCGGCGGCCGGGGCGTCGAGGGCGTGGGCGGGGAGGGGGAGGCCGAGGGCGGCCAGGACGGCCGTGGCGGCGGTGGAGGTGAGGAGGCTGCGTCTTGAGGTGCGGTGCTGCACGTGCGCTCCTTCCGGCGGTGGCGCCCTGGGAACCGGGTGGGATCCAGGGAACCCGGGATTTGGAAGAAACTTCCAAACTGAACCGATATCCGGAAAGTTACTGCCGGTCAAGGCTATGCGCACCGCGCCGTCCGGCGTCGCCGTGAAGTGAGACGCCGCCATCGGTGCGGTCAGGGGGACCTCACGCACCGATGGCGACGGGTTCGGATCGGCCCGCCGCTCATTCCTCAACTTCCGCATGGGGAACCGGAGTTGGCCGCGACCGGCGGCGTGGCCTCACAGAAGAAGGAGCCTCAGTCGGACAGGCCGACCGTCTGACGGAACGTCGCCGGGTCGTCCAGGATCTCCAGCATGCAGTGCGCGACGTCGGCCCGCGAGATGATCCCGCCGCCCCGCACATTGCGCCCCACCTCGGTGCGGTAACGCCGGGTCAGAGCCTTGTCGTTGAGGCGCGGCGGCCGAAGCGCCGTCCAGTCCAGGGAACTCGCGCGCAGCACGTCCTCCATCCGCGCGAGATCCGCGTACCGCTTCTTCAGGATCGCCTTCACGATCGGATACGCGACGCTGCGCTGCATGAACGCGTCGCCCGGGTCGTGCCGGGGCGGGTTGGGCCGCCCCGGCGACGGTACGGTGCCGATCGGCGCGGCACTGATGACGACGATGCGGCGCACCCCCGTGGCGCGCATCGCCTCACAGATCGCCCGGGTGCCGCGCTCGGCGACACCGAAGTCCGCCTTGGTGGCGGCCCCGAGACCGGACAGCACCGCGTCCGCCCCGGCCAGCGCCTCACTCAGCGCGTCCGGGTCCGGCCGGGACAGATCGACGGCCACCGTACGGACCTCGTCCCAGGTCACCTTGGCCGGGTCGCGGACCGCCGCGGTCACCTCGTGGCCCGCCGCGACCGCCTGCTGGACGGCGAGGCGGCCGATACCGCCGCTCGCCGCGAAAATGGTCAGCTTCATGGGTGTGTGTCCGTACTCCCCGTGGCCCGGCGATTACCAGGTTCCCCCAGCGATCTGACGGGTGGTGGCGTTGAGCCGGTTGAAGAGGTTGGTCACGCCGATCATGAGGACGAGCGAGGCGAGGCCCTTCTCGTCGTAGTGGCTGGCCGCCGCGTCCCACACCTCGTCGGAGACCGCGTCCGGACGGTCGGCGAGCCGAGTGGAGGCCTCGGCGAGCGCGAGAGCCGCGCGCTCGGCGTCGTCGAAGAACGGCGACTCCCGCCAGGTCGCGACGGTGGCCAGTTTGTCCTCGTCCACGCCGTTCTTGCGGGCGCTGGTGATGCCGCCGTACACACACGGGGCGCAGCCGTTGATCTGGCTGGCCCGCAGATGCACCAGTTCCAGGGTGGACCCGGCCACCCCGCCCTGCTTCGCGGCCTCAAGAATGTCCAGGATGGCGGGCATCGCGCTGGGGATGACGTGCGCGGGGCTCTTCATACGTGCCTGCATGGCTGCGACTCCTGTGTGCCGGGGCGATGTGCCTGCTTCTCGTTGGCTTTCACTGCCCTGACCCGCGGGAGTACGGAGATGTGACAGCCCGGCCGAACTTCTTTCCCACTGCCCGGGCGGCGGCATGACGTACGGCTCCCACGTCACCCCGCCGTCCCGCGACACCCGCAACGCCAGCGCGGGTCCCGCTACCAGTTGCCCCCATGACGGGCGGCCTTCTCCATCAGCCACGCGCACACCTCCTCTTCCTCCCGCGCGGAGGCGGCCCGCAGATCACCCACGGCGACGCTCGCGACGAAGTACACGAACCGCACCCGCCGCCAGTCACCGTCCGTACCGATCACCTTCCCGGGGCCGTACACGTCCGTACCGGTGTGGACGACGTACGTCCCCACGTCGTGGGCTTCCATGGGAACTGCCTCTCACTGTGTGTGTCGTTTCGCTCACACAGTGGCGTGACGTTCCCTACGCTGAACAGTCCACGGAGCGTGACAACGCGGCCTGCAAGTAAGGGAGTTGATGGCATGGCCATCGAGGACAACCCGGTGTCCCGTATCAAGTACGGCGAGGAACTCAGGGCCCGGCGCGAGGCGGCCGGACTCACCCAGGAGGAGCTCAGTCAACGTGCGGTGATGTCGCGCACGCACATCGCGCATATTGAGGCGGGCCGCCGCCGACCGGACATCGCGGACGCGCGGCGGCTCGACATAGTGCTGGGGACGGGGGGCTTCTTCGAGCGGTTCCTGCCGTCACTGGACGGCCCGAAGGTGGCTGAACACTTCGCGGAGGCGCTGGAGTTCGAGCAGCAGGCGATTCTGATTCGCCAGTACGCGCCCAAGCTCGTGCCGGGCTTTCTCCAGACGGAGGCGTATGCGCGCGAGGTGCTCAGCTCGGGCCACCCGCCCAAGGACGACGAGGAGCGCGACAGGCTCCTCGCGGCACGGCTGGCTCGCGCACAGGTTCTGGACGACTTCGACAAGCCCGTGGTTTGGACGATGCTCGATGAGGCGGTGCTGCGACGCCGCATCGGCGGCCCGGCCGTGATGTGCGAACAGCTTCGGCACCTGGTGGTTCTGGGTGAAAGCCGGCGCATTCGTCTCCACGTACTGCCGTACGACGCAGGCGCGCACGCCGTGTTGGAAGGGCATGTGTCGCTGCTGTGGTTCAGCGACCTACCGCCCATCGCGTATGTGGAGGGCCTGAAGAGCGGCAGGGTTTGGGAACTGCCGTCCGTGGTGCGGCAATGCCAGGAAGTCTACGATCACGCCCTGGGTGACGCGTTGTCGCACACCAGGTCTCTGGCGTTGATGCGGTCCATAGCGGAGGATTACGCGCATGAAGCGCAGTGAACACATGATCCCCGACGCCTCGGTGCTGCCCGCCTGGCGGAAGTCCAGCTACAGCGGCGGCGACAGCGGCCAGTGTCTCGAAGTGAGCGAGGTCTGGCGGAAGTCCACGTACAGCGGTGAAAGTGGAGGCGACTGCCTGGAGTTCAGCGACTCCTGCGCCACGTGCGTACCCGTGCGGGACAGCAAGAATCCGACCGGGCCGGCCGTCGTGTTCGGGCCGGAGGCGTGGGGCGCGTTCGTGGGGGCGGTCAAGGGCGGGGCGCTCAACCGCTGAGGGAGTCCCAGGCTGCCCGGAGGGCGTGGACCGTCGCCGTGATCGCGGGGCGGCGGGCCGCCCCCGTGCGCCACAGGGCGTAGACGTGGCGGGTCGGGACCGGGTCGAGGCGTAGGGCCACGACGCCGTCGGGGAGCGGTCCCCGGCCCAGGCGGGGTATGAGGGCGATGCCCAAACCCGCGCGCACCAGAGCGAGTTGGGTGTGGTACTCGGCGGCCTGGTGGCGCAGCTCCGGCTCGTGGCCGTCGGCGCGCAGGGTGCGGACGAGCCAGTCGTGGCAGACCGAGCCGGGCGGCTGGCAGATCCAGGGTTCGTGGGCGAGGTCGGCGCGGACGATGGCCGGGCGGGTGGCGAGGGGGTGGTTCGCCGGGACCAGTACGTCGCAGAGGTCGTCGCCGATGTGGGCGTGCTCGACACCCTCGGGCGCGGGCAGCGGCGCGATGTCCCAGTCGTGGGCGACGGCGAGGTCGATGACACCTTTGGCGACCAGGTCGACGGAGACGTGCGGATCCACTTCGGACAATCGGGTGCGCAGGGTGGGGTGTTGGCCGGCCAGGGCGGCGAGGGCCGTGGGGAGGAGTCCGCGCGCGGCCGTCGCGAAGGCGCCGATGGTCAGATCGCCGGTGGGCAGCCCGCGCCGCTCTTCGAGCGTGATCTCCGCCCGCTCGACGATCGCCATCAACTCCCCTGCGGCGGAGACGAGATGGAGTGCGTCCTCGGTGAGCGCGATGCCCCGGCCCCGGCGTTCAAGGAGGGTCGTACGGGTCTCGCGTTCGAGCTTGGAGATCTGCTGGGAGATCGCGGACGGGGTGTAGCCGAGCGTGGCGGCAGCGGCGGCGACCGAGCCGTGGACGTGGACCGCGTGCAGCGCGCGCAGCCGGGCCAGATCGAGCACGGGACCTCACTCCAGGGGGCGTGGATCAAGCGGATCAAGCGGATCAAGCGGATCAAGCAGATCAGGTGGATCGCGCGGATTAAGCAGCGCTTCATCCCATCATCAATGAATCCGCGCTGGTGCTGAATGGTCCGGGGCGGTGATCCTCGACGCATGCGTCCCGTACACATCATGCTCGCCGTGCTCGTCGCCGCCGTCTGGGGAGTCAACTTCGTCGTCATCGACGTGGGGCTCGGCCACTTCCCGCCGCTGCTCTTCTCCGCCCTGCGCTTCCTGGTCGCGGCGCTGCCCGCCGTGTTCTTCGTGGGGCGGCCCAAGGTCGCGTGGAAGTGGATCGTGGCGGTGGGGCTCGTGCTGGGGGTGGCGAAGTTCGGGCTGCTGTTCATCGGGATGAGCCAGGGGATGCCGGCCGGTCTGTCCTCGCTGGTCCTTCAGGTGCAGGCGGTGTTCACGGCGGTCGTGGCGATGGCGGTACTGGGTGAACGCCTGGGCGGCGTAAGGCTGTTGGGGATGGCGGTGGCGCTGGTGGGCATCGTGGTGGCCGGGGTCGACGAGGGATCGGGCGGGCCGCTGCTCGGGTTCTGTCTGACGGTGGGTGCGGCGGCGTGCTGGGGCGTGTCGAACGTCCTGACCCGCAGGGCGGCGCCGCCCGACGCGCTGAACTTCATGGTGTGGGTGTCCGTCGTCCCCGTCCTGCCGCTGCTGGCGTTGTCGCTGCTGTTCGAGGGCCCGTCGCGGGACGCCGAGGCGCTGGCGGGGTTCGACTGGGGCGGGGCGGGGGCGCTGGTGTACGTGGCGTGGATCAGCACGGTGTTCGGCTTCGGGGCGTGGGGGATGCTGCTGCGCCGCTACCCGGCGTCGTCCGTGGCGCCGTTCAGCCTGCTGGTGCCGGTGTTCGGCATGTCCTCGGCGGCGGTGCTGCTCGGCGAGTCGGTGACGCCGCTGCGGTGGTGCGCGGCGGCGCTGCTCGTGGGCGGGGTGGCGCTCACCTCGCTGTCCCGGCCGCAGCGGCCTGGTACCGAAGTCCCGGGTGCGGTGGTCCGGGGCGGATCCCGAGTGGCCCGGACGCGTCGCGCCGGGAGGACGGCGGAAGCGTGACGCAGTACACACGGAAAGGGTGACAGGGCGTTGTCGCGGGCGGCTGCGACGGTCGACGGCATGACGATCACCGATGAGGACTGCCTCCCCGAAACCCTGGCCTTCAACGAGCAGTTCGAGGCTGCCGCCGCGAGCCGTCCGGCTCGCGGGCGGACGCCGAGCGCGGCCACGCTGGCTCTCCTGCGGCGCGACCGGCTCGGCGGCGACACTCCACCCGTGCGACTGCCGCACGGCCAGGACCGCGTCGTCGAGGGCGGAGTGAGGGTACGGGTCTTCGTGCCGGGCCGGGTCGACGGCGTGTATCTGCACCTCCACGGAGGCGGCTGGGCGTTCGGGTCCGCTGACGGACAGGACGAGCGGCTCTGGCACCTCGCCGAGCAGACACGGCTGGCCGTGGTGAGCGTGGACTACCGCCTCGCACCGGAACACCCCTTCCCCGCCGGGCCTGACGACTGCGAAATCGCCGCGCGATGGCTGGTGCGGCACGCCGCGGCCGAGTTCGGCACCGAACGGCTGCTGATCGGCGGCGAATCGGCCGGTGCCCACCTCAGCCTCCTGACGCTGCTGCGCCTTCGCGACCGGCACGGCATCACCGGCGCGTTCCGGGCGGCCCATCTCCTCTTCGGCCCATACGACCTGTCCATGACACCAAGCCAGCGCAGCTTCGGCCCCCGGGCGCTGCTGAGCAACACCGACGCGGTCCGGGGCAGCTACGAGCTGTTCACGCCGGGGATGGGTCAGGAGCAGCGCCGTAACCCGGAGATCTCACCCCTCTTCGCGGACCTGGCAGGGCTGCCGCCCGCCCGGATCGTCGTGGGCACCGAGGATCCCCTGCTGGACGACTCGTTGTTCCTGGCCGCACGCTGGCAGGCGGCGGGGGCGGCCGTGGAGCTCGGCGTCGTCGCCGGCGCGATGCACGGCTTCACCCTCTTCCCCCTGACCATCACCGAGCGGGAACTGCGGCGAGAGCGGGATTTCCTGGCCTCCGCGTGACGGTAGCGTCGGCGCCATGAACCGCACCGCCCGGCTGTACGCGCTGGTGGAAGAGTTGCGCGCGGCGGCGCCGCGGCCGCTGACGGTCCCGGCGCTCGCCACCCGCTTCGAGGTCAGCACGCGCACGGTACAGCGCGACCTCCAGATCCTGATGCGGACCGGCGTCCCGGTGCGTGCCATACCCGGGCGGGGCGGCGGCTGGTCGATCGACCCGGAGATGACCCTGCCCCCGATCCGCCTCACCGCCGACGAAGCCTCGGCGCTGACCGCCGCGCTCGCCGCGGCCGGCGCCTTGACCCCCTACGCCGGCGCGGCCCGCACCGCGGCGCAGAAGATCGTGGCCGCGATGGCGGGCCCCGCCTCGGCGGCGGCCCGACAGCTCGCCGCGCGGATCGTCACCGTGCCGACGCAGGGCGACTGCGCGATCCGTACCGCGGTGGAGGAGGCCCTCGCCAACGACAGGGCGCTG
Protein-coding sequences here:
- a CDS encoding EamA family transporter, with amino-acid sequence MRPVHIMLAVLVAAVWGVNFVVIDVGLGHFPPLLFSALRFLVAALPAVFFVGRPKVAWKWIVAVGLVLGVAKFGLLFIGMSQGMPAGLSSLVLQVQAVFTAVVAMAVLGERLGGVRLLGMAVALVGIVVAGVDEGSGGPLLGFCLTVGAAACWGVSNVLTRRAAPPDALNFMVWVSVVPVLPLLALSLLFEGPSRDAEALAGFDWGGAGALVYVAWISTVFGFGAWGMLLRRYPASSVAPFSLLVPVFGMSSAAVLLGESVTPLRWCAAALLVGGVALTSLSRPQRPGTEVPGAVVRGGSRVARTRRAGRTAEA
- a CDS encoding S28 family serine protease, giving the protein MRKALRWLLSLVVLTGTIAATGATAGAATAAEPDIKDRILAIPGVSLIAEKPYNGYRYFVLSFTQPVDHHNPYRRATFQQRITVLHKDTARPTVMYTSGYEVSTNPGRSEPTAIVDGNQVSVEYRFFPESRPTPTDWSKDDIWQAASDQHAIFQALKPVYSKNWLTTGGSKGGMTATYYKRFYPRDMDGVVAYVAPNDVVNNEDSAYDRFFRTVGTKECRDKLEGVQRQALVRRESLEKKYQEYAAANGYTFATVGTLDKAYEAVVLDYVWGFWQYHLLAECDTLPADPAHASDQAIWDSVDTISGFSFYTDQGLAPYTAYYYQAGTQLGSPTIKQPWLGNLSRYGYQPPRNFVPRDIPMRFQPWAMRDVDSWVKHHADHMLYVYGQNDPWGAERFSLGAGARDSYVYTVAGGNHGSKVAQLPADQKAAATASILRWAGVGAGAVRAPFDAKLDATPTTREPTLHP
- a CDS encoding LysR family transcriptional regulator; the encoded protein is MLDLARLRALHAVHVHGSVAAAAATLGYTPSAISQQISKLERETRTTLLERRGRGIALTEDALHLVSAAGELMAIVERAEITLEERRGLPTGDLTIGAFATAARGLLPTALAALAGQHPTLRTRLSEVDPHVSVDLVAKGVIDLAVAHDWDIAPLPAPEGVEHAHIGDDLCDVLVPANHPLATRPAIVRADLAHEPWICQPPGSVCHDWLVRTLRADGHEPELRHQAAEYHTQLALVRAGLGIALIPRLGRGPLPDGVVALRLDPVPTRHVYALWRTGAARRPAITATVHALRAAWDSLSG
- a CDS encoding NAD(P)-dependent oxidoreductase, with product MKLTIFAASGGIGRLAVQQAVAAGHEVTAAVRDPAKVTWDEVRTVAVDLSRPDPDALSEALAGADAVLSGLGAATKADFGVAERGTRAICEAMRATGVRRIVVISAAPIGTVPSPGRPNPPRHDPGDAFMQRSVAYPIVKAILKKRYADLARMEDVLRASSLDWTALRPPRLNDKALTRRYRTEVGRNVRGGGIISRADVAHCMLEILDDPATFRQTVGLSD
- a CDS encoding glycoside hydrolase family 3 protein — its product is MQHRTSRRSLLTSTAATAVLAALGLPLPAHALDAPAAAGRDRGLRALIARMSVEEKIGQLFVMRVYGHSATAPDQADIDANLRELGVRDAAELIARYHVGGIIYFSWAHNTRDPHQIAELSNGIQAAGLAQRVPLPLLIATDQEHGAVCRVGKPVTLFPGAMAMGAGGSARDARTLGRISGAELAAIGIRQDYSPDADVNVNPANPVIGVRSFGADPAAVARMVAAEVRGYQESSVAATAKHFPGHGDTTVDSHTGIPVINHSRAEWERLDAPPFRAAIAAGIDAIMTAHIQFPALDPSNDPATLSRPILTGILREELGFDGVVITDSLGMQGVRDKYGDDRVPVLALKAGVDQLLDPPRLDVAFNGVRAAVASGELSEARLDASLLRILRLKERRGLFARPYVSVRGVGRTVGTRAHLRAADEIAERTTTLLANPRGLLPLSRRSHRRLLIVGADPASPSGTTGPPTSVLAAALAELGFQTTVLPTGTLPSAAQIEAAVAAAVGRDAVIVGTYNAGAGGAQSRLVAALGASGVPVVHLALRNPYDVAYLSGYGASLATYSWTDVELRAAVRVLTGRARPRGHLPVAVPRPDDPASPLYPVGYGLTY
- a CDS encoding carboxymuconolactone decarboxylase family protein; this translates as MQARMKSPAHVIPSAMPAILDILEAAKQGGVAGSTLELVHLRASQINGCAPCVYGGITSARKNGVDEDKLATVATWRESPFFDDAERAALALAEASTRLADRPDAVSDEVWDAAASHYDEKGLASLVLMIGVTNLFNRLNATTRQIAGGTW
- a CDS encoding helix-turn-helix domain-containing protein, with product MAIEDNPVSRIKYGEELRARREAAGLTQEELSQRAVMSRTHIAHIEAGRRRPDIADARRLDIVLGTGGFFERFLPSLDGPKVAEHFAEALEFEQQAILIRQYAPKLVPGFLQTEAYAREVLSSGHPPKDDEERDRLLAARLARAQVLDDFDKPVVWTMLDEAVLRRRIGGPAVMCEQLRHLVVLGESRRIRLHVLPYDAGAHAVLEGHVSLLWFSDLPPIAYVEGLKSGRVWELPSVVRQCQEVYDHALGDALSHTRSLALMRSIAEDYAHEAQ
- a CDS encoding helix-turn-helix transcriptional regulator; amino-acid sequence: MNRTARLYALVEELRAAAPRPLTVPALATRFEVSTRTVQRDLQILMRTGVPVRAIPGRGGGWSIDPEMTLPPIRLTADEASALTAALAAAGALTPYAGAARTAAQKIVAAMAGPASAAARQLAARIVTVPTQGDCAIRTAVEEALANDRALRLSYTDAAGHESERVVEPAGLLVVDGRWYLIAWCRTRRAGRGFRLDRIAAAAPTGEQAQPHNMTDLLFGSAAADAVPPSVLAPLTPPR
- a CDS encoding DUF397 domain-containing protein; protein product: MKRSEHMIPDASVLPAWRKSSYSGGDSGQCLEVSEVWRKSTYSGESGGDCLEFSDSCATCVPVRDSKNPTGPAVVFGPEAWGAFVGAVKGGALNR
- a CDS encoding alpha/beta hydrolase fold domain-containing protein, with the protein product MTITDEDCLPETLAFNEQFEAAAASRPARGRTPSAATLALLRRDRLGGDTPPVRLPHGQDRVVEGGVRVRVFVPGRVDGVYLHLHGGGWAFGSADGQDERLWHLAEQTRLAVVSVDYRLAPEHPFPAGPDDCEIAARWLVRHAAAEFGTERLLIGGESAGAHLSLLTLLRLRDRHGITGAFRAAHLLFGPYDLSMTPSQRSFGPRALLSNTDAVRGSYELFTPGMGQEQRRNPEISPLFADLAGLPPARIVVGTEDPLLDDSLFLAARWQAAGAAVELGVVAGAMHGFTLFPLTITERELRRERDFLASA